A genomic window from Quercus lobata isolate SW786 chromosome 10, ValleyOak3.0 Primary Assembly, whole genome shotgun sequence includes:
- the LOC115964338 gene encoding G-type lectin S-receptor-like serine/threonine-protein kinase RKS1 yields MYFTKEFLLLHTFLVFLIPQFDTLQDILTISNPIRDGDLLVSNGETFALGFFSPGESTNRYVGIWFNKAPEKPVVWVANRDNPIHDNSGVFSINLHGNLVLYGEDQKQPIWSTNIVTKSNNNTTLARLIHSGNLMLLINETREVLWESFHNLTDTFLPGMKLGLDRMNGLNRILTSWKSKDDPGIGNCSFILNTNSSSPELFLYKGNTLWWRSGHWNGIGWSGIPTSSSNDSVMNFNLFNNQYETSTIWGLRYPDVSLLSRLVVNGSGSIQRFVSQISDKKWHILGTVPLDGCDNYGKCGAFGKCQVQNGTEFECTCLPGFEPRSPSEWSARNATSGCVKKHGRASICKSGEEFVKVENVKLPDSSFARVDEKLSLKECEQKCLENCSCTAYGGVDVKEEVGCMRWYGELMDTRVLDGGQNLYVRVDAFELDHFKGFFANKRRQAIMILALVVTSLLIFLCAYCLIKRKRKVQLLPPKRDPERFPKSSCSPSLAIQFPSKDHKNNRICFNGATDPWKIIFNFSIL; encoded by the exons ATGTACTTTACGAAGGAGTTTCTCCTTCTACACACATTTCTTGTATTCCTTATTCCCCAGTTTGACACTTTACAAGACATCTTAACCATCAGCAATCCCATCAGAGATGGTGACCTCTTAGTCTCTAACGGAGAAACCTTTGCACTTGGTTTCTTTAGTCCCGGAGAGTCCACCAACCGCTATGTTGGCATTTGGTTTAATAAAGCTCCTGAAAAACCCGTGGTATGGGTTGCAAACAGAGACAATCCTATCCATGATAATTCCGGGGTTTTCTCAATTAATCTTCATGGAAACCTAGTGCTCTATGGCGAGGACCAAAAACAACCCATTTGGTCCACAAATATTGtcacaaaatcaaacaacaatACTACTCTTGCTCGGCTCATTCATTCAGGAAATCTAATGTTGTTGATTAATGAAACAAGGGAGGTGCTATGGGAAAGCTTTCACAATCTAACTGACACATTTCTTCCAGGCATGAAACTTGGGTTAGATCGAATGAACGGTCTAAATCGAATTCTAACATCTTGGAAGTCCAAAGATGATCCAGGAATTGGCAATTGCTCCTTCATTCTCAATACCAATAGCTCCTCCCCAGAGTTGTTTTTGTACAAAGGTAATACTTTGTGGTGGCGTTCTGGTCATTGGAATGGTATTGGATGGAGTGGAATACCAACATCGTCAAGTAATGATTCGGTcatgaatttcaatttatttaacaaCCAGTACGAGACTTCTACAATTTGGGGTTTACGTTACCCAGACGTGTCATTATTGTCAAGATTAGTGGTGAATGGATCTGGATCAATTCAACGCTTTGTGAGTCAAATTTCAGATAAAAAATGGCACATTCTTGGGACAGTTCCATTGGACGGGTGCGACAATTATGGGAAGTGTGGTGCATTTGGAAAGTGTCAAGTTCAAAATGGTACTGAATTTGAATGCACTTGTCTACCTGGGTTTGAACCAAGATCACCAAGTGAATGGTCTGCGAGAAATGCGACGAGTGGGTGTGTGAAGAAGCATGGGAGGGCATCCATTTGCAAGAGTGGTGAAGAGTTTGTGAAGGTGGAAAATGTGAAGCTTCCGGATAGTTCATTTGCACGAGTCGATGAGAAGCTGAGTTTGAAGGAATGTGAGCAAAAATGCTTGGAGAATTGTTCTTGCACGGCGTATGGAGGAGTAGATGTGAAAGAGGAAGTTGGTTGCATGAGATGGTATGGTGAATTGATGGATACAAGAGTGTTGGATGGGGGCCAAAATTTGTATGTACGTGTTGATGCATTTGAGTTAG ATCATTTCAAGGGATTCTTTGCCAACAAGAGGAGGCAGGCAATTATGATACTGGCTCTGGTTGTTACTTCATTACTAATTTTCCTCTGTGCGTATTGTTTaataaagaggaaaagaaaag TTCAGCTTCTTCCTCCGAAGAGAGACCCCGAGAGGTTCCCCAAGAGCTCATGTTCCCCTAGCTTGGCTATACAATTTCCAAGCAAAGATCATAAGAATAATAGAATATGCTTCAATGGTGCTACCGACccatggaaaataatttttaatttctccaTATTGTGA